DNA from Brachyspira aalborgi:
GAGTCGCCATAAATGTCGCCGAAGCTTTGACAAATAAAAGAATATCCGCGGTTGAAAAATCGGTGTCGCCTTCTAATCATAATAGAGATTCTATGGCTGCGAAACTTCTTAATTTAAATTATATGTGTATGCATACGGTTGCCGATAATCATGTTGAAACTTTTTTAACAAACCTTATTAAAAATAAAAATCCTTATAAACTTTCCGATATATTAGATTTATTAAACGATTTGGAAGAATATAAAATTGCAGCAAAATATAATAATCCTCCTAAACTTTTTAACGGAAGCGAGAAAAATAGGGCTGGTAAAATTGTAGTTGATATGACGGGCGGAGCCGCTTTCGATGTTGCAATGATAGAAGCTTTAGCAAATTCTGGCGTTGGAACTTTAGTAGTTATGCATTTGTCGGATAAACATATAGACGAATGTAAAAAATATCATATAAATATAGTTTGCGCTGGACATATTTCAAGCGATAGTTTGGGACTTAATTTATTATTTAAAGCGATAAAAGAAAAAACTAAAAAAGAATTTGAAATAATTCCCGCTTCGGGATATATATTTGTAAACAGATAAAGCGATATGTCTAAATACGAAAATATTTTATTCGACCTTGACGGCACTATAACCGACTCGGCTAACGGAATAATAAACGGCGTTATATACGGAATAAAAAAAGTAAACGAAATTTATAATTTAAATATAGAAATGCCTTCAAAAGAAATTTTAAGAAAATTCATAGGTCCGCCTCTCGATATAAGTTTTATGAAATATTGCCGTAATGACGAAAATCTTGCAAACGAATTTATAAAATATTACAGAGAAGATTATAACGGAAATAATGGATTATTTAATTGCAAATTATACGAAGGAATTTTTGATTTAATAAAAAATTTGCATGATAAAAATTTTAATTTATTTGTCGCTACTGCGAAGCCAAAAGAATCGGCTATTAGAATAATAGAATATTTTAATTTAAATACTTTCTTTAAAAATATTTACGCTCCAATTTTGGGAGAGAAAACTAAAAATAAAACCGATGTTCTTATAGAAGCTTTATCAAAAGAAAAATTCGATAAATCAAAAACTATAATGATTGGCGATAGAATAGACGATATAGAAGGCGCTAAAATCGTAGGTATAGATTCTATTGCTGTTAGATACGGTTTTGGAAACGATGAAGAATTTGAAAACGCCACTTATATTGTAGATGATGCAAAAAGCGTATTTGATATATTAGTTAAATAAAACCTCTTCCAACACTTTAAGACTTTTGAAATTTTTATTTAAATGATTAAAAAGAGATTTATTCATTATATCTCTTACATTGCTTATTGAGTTTGAATAAAAATTATTTATTTCTTTATTTTTAACTATATCGATTAAAGAAGTTCGTTTTATTATTCTCATAAAATTAATGTCGTTTTTATCAAGTTCAATAGCGTCTTTTAAAGTCTTTTTACAATTATCGCATATAATTCCGCCTTCAGATATCGAATAAAAATTCGCTTTGCTATTTGAACATAAAACGCATGAATCTAATTGCGGCGATATTCCCGATATATGCAAAACTTTCATTTCAAAAGCTCTTAAAAGTATATTGAGATAATTTTTTAATAATGCATTTTTATTTTCTTCCAATTCTTCCATAGCGTTTAAGATTTTTTCCATAAGAATAAAATATCTTTCGTCAAAATCTTTTGCCGAATATAATAAAATTTCTCTTATATAAAAAACTGCAAGCGAAGAATAAATTGATTTTTCAATCAAATTATAATTTTTTATTATTGAAGATTCTTTTAATATCGATAAATTAGGCTGTTTTTTTTGATATAAACTTATTTGCATTTTTGATACGCTCATAAAATCAGAACCGAAAGCTTTTGAATCTTTTTTTGCTCTATAGCATATTGCGTCTATTATTGAGTTTTCTGTTAGAAAAGAAGCTATTATTGAAGAAGTTTTATATTGATTGTAAGATAAAATAAACGCTTGAATATTTTTTATCAAATATAAATCCTTAATTAATTTTTATTAAATATTTAATTTTATAAAATAAAAGGGCAGGCTATAAAAACCCGCCCCGCATGCCATCCGCTTAAGATTAAGCTTGATGTATAGCGTTGCTTGGACAAACAGGCTCGCAAGCGGCGCAATCCGTGCATTTTTCAGGGTCTATTACATAAATATCGCCTTCGCTTATAGCTCCAAATGCGCATTCAGGCAAGCATGAACCGCAGGCTACACAATCGTTATTTATAAATCGTGGCATAATTTACCTCCATAAAAAATTAAACTGTATTTTAATTATAACATAAGTATGCATTTTATCAAGTTGTTTATTTTGAGATTTTTTAGAATTTTTTATTTTAAAGTATTGATAAAAATTTTAAGATATTGTGTAATCAGTCCATATTTAATATTTAATTGAAACTGTAAGGAAAAGTAAATTGTGAGACTCTTTAGTTTTATAATAAAAACTAAAAAAATTAGTAGAATTAATAAAATAAAGTATAACCTTGAAACAGGTAATTATAATAAAGTAAAAATTGGTATTTATGATAATTTTTTAGTATCGATTTTGAAACGAATTTATAGGTTTTTTAATAAATTATTAATGAGGTTAATTGGTAATAATGTATGAATAGTGAAAATATAAAACAAATTTACGAGATAAATACTAAAGATAATTCTAATAAAGAATTATATGAAGAAGCTTTGGAAAAACTAAACGCTTTTGAGTTTAAAGATAAAAGATTAAAGAGTTTAATAATATTTATAGTTTATAATTATAATGATTTTAATATAGAAAATAAAAATAATATAATTTATTTGCCAAAAGAAAATATTAAATATAACAAAAAGCAGGATATAAAAATAACTTTATTAAAAGCTCAATTTAGTCATATAGAAAATAAATATATAATTGACGGCAAATTAAATATAAAAATAATAATCGCTTTTAATTGTTCAAAAGAAGAAGCGGAAAATAAATATCTTAATAAAAAAGAAAATGAAAACGCTATTAAATTAAATGTTTTTCCCACAGAACCTAAATATAATATCAATCAAA
Protein-coding regions in this window:
- the recO gene encoding DNA repair protein RecO — its product is MIKNIQAFILSYNQYKTSSIIASFLTENSIIDAICYRAKKDSKAFGSDFMSVSKMQISLYQKKQPNLSILKESSIIKNYNLIEKSIYSSLAVFYIREILLYSAKDFDERYFILMEKILNAMEELEENKNALLKNYLNILLRAFEMKVLHISGISPQLDSCVLCSNSKANFYSISEGGIICDNCKKTLKDAIELDKNDINFMRIIKRTSLIDIVKNKEINNFYSNSISNVRDIMNKSLFNHLNKNFKSLKVLEEVLFN
- a CDS encoding HAD hydrolase-like protein, encoding MSKYENILFDLDGTITDSANGIINGVIYGIKKVNEIYNLNIEMPSKEILRKFIGPPLDISFMKYCRNDENLANEFIKYYREDYNGNNGLFNCKLYEGIFDLIKNLHDKNFNLFVATAKPKESAIRIIEYFNLNTFFKNIYAPILGEKTKNKTDVLIEALSKEKFDKSKTIMIGDRIDDIEGAKIVGIDSIAVRYGFGNDEEFENATYIVDDAKSVFDILVK
- a CDS encoding DUF362 domain-containing protein, producing MPRFINNDCVACGSCLPECAFGAISEGDIYVIDPEKCTDCAACEPVCPSNAIHQA